The following proteins are encoded in a genomic region of Arcobacter cloacae:
- a CDS encoding MBL fold metallo-hydrolase, which produces MDIKVQPMGDYQTNCYIVTINEKDIIIDPGVNALSWIKNNVKNPIAVLNTHGHFDHIWSNQIVKETYNVKLYTPRDDEFMLTLDPYGLGMPPSYADVLVNPDEEIELEGIKIKFHHFPGHTPGCSALQIDKHLFTGDFIFKGTIGRFDFPNSDATLMKRSLNKILKWNEDFHIYPGHGEKTTLKNEIESLKQWEKYI; this is translated from the coding sequence ATGGATATAAAAGTACAACCAATGGGTGATTATCAAACAAATTGTTATATTGTAACAATTAATGAAAAAGATATAATTATCGACCCAGGAGTAAACGCTCTTTCTTGGATAAAAAATAATGTAAAAAATCCAATAGCTGTATTAAATACACATGGACACTTTGATCATATATGGTCAAATCAAATAGTAAAAGAGACTTATAATGTAAAATTATATACTCCAAGAGATGATGAGTTTATGTTAACTTTAGACCCTTATGGACTAGGAATGCCTCCTTCTTATGCTGATGTTTTAGTTAATCCTGATGAAGAAATAGAACTTGAAGGAATAAAAATAAAATTTCATCACTTTCCAGGTCATACACCAGGCTGTAGCGCTTTACAAATAGACAAACATTTATTCACTGGAGATTTTATTTTTAAAGGAACTATTGGAAGATTTGATTTTCCTAACTCTGATGCTACACTAATGAAACGAAGTTTAAATAAAATACTAAAATGGAATGAAGATTTTCATATTTATCCAGGTCATGGAGAAAAAACAACACTTAAAAATGAAATAGAATCTTTAAAACAGTGGGAAAAATATATTTAA
- the recR gene encoding recombination mediator RecR has protein sequence MNKGLEKFYELVEAFESLPTIGKKSALRLAYHIVMNDNYCGIKIAHSIENALKNITKCSRCGSMSEHEICEVCLDESRDNEKLCIVQSAKDIFVIEDSNQFDGKYFVIEELDQDVILSLQKFIINNEVKSILFAITPSIANDAFILFIEDKLKDFDIKFTKIAQGVPTGVSLENVDILSLSKAIQSKVEI, from the coding sequence ATGAATAAAGGATTAGAAAAATTTTACGAGCTTGTTGAAGCTTTTGAATCTTTACCTACAATTGGTAAAAAATCAGCTTTACGTTTGGCTTATCATATTGTTATGAATGATAATTATTGTGGGATTAAAATAGCTCATAGTATAGAGAATGCCCTGAAAAATATCACAAAATGTTCAAGATGTGGCTCTATGAGTGAACATGAAATTTGTGAAGTTTGTCTTGATGAAAGTAGAGATAATGAAAAATTATGTATTGTTCAAAGTGCAAAAGATATATTTGTGATTGAAGATTCCAATCAATTTGATGGAAAATATTTTGTAATTGAAGAGTTAGATCAAGATGTGATATTATCTTTACAAAAATTTATAATAAATAATGAAGTTAAAAGTATACTTTTTGCAATAACTCCATCAATTGCAAATGATGCATTTATTCTATTTATAGAAGATAAACTCAAAGATTTTGATATTAAGTTTACAAAAATAGCTCAAGGTGTTCCAACAGGTGTTAGTTTAGAAAATGTTGATATATTATCATTATCAAAAGCAATACAAAGTAAAGTAGAGATATAA
- a CDS encoding gamma carbonic anhydrase family protein — MILKFKEFYPNIHPTAWIAPSADLIGNIEIGEDSSVWFGCVIRSDVNEVKIGKNTNIQDLSCIHTDTNTKTIIGDNVTIGHKVMLHGCKIENNCLIGMSATILDGAVIGEGSIVGANSLVTAGKVFPPRSMIMGSPAKVVKELSQEDVDKLIAHAAHYVEYKNDYR, encoded by the coding sequence GTGATTTTAAAATTTAAAGAGTTTTACCCAAATATTCACCCAACTGCTTGGATTGCACCAAGTGCTGATTTAATAGGAAATATTGAAATTGGTGAGGATTCATCTGTTTGGTTTGGATGTGTAATTCGTTCTGATGTAAATGAAGTTAAAATTGGTAAAAATACAAATATTCAAGATTTATCATGTATTCATACTGATACAAACACAAAAACAATTATTGGTGATAATGTAACAATCGGTCATAAAGTTATGCTTCATGGCTGTAAAATTGAAAATAATTGTCTAATAGGAATGAGTGCAACTATTTTAGATGGTGCTGTTATTGGTGAAGGAAGTATCGTTGGAGCAAATTCACTTGTAACTGCTGGAAAAGTATTTCCTCCAAGAAGTATGATTATGGGAAGTCCTGCAAAAGTTGTAAAAGAATTGTCTCAAGAAGATGTGGATAAACTAATAGCTCATGCAGCTCATTATGTGGAATACAAAAACGATTATAGATAA
- a CDS encoding dUTP diphosphatase translates to MLYKDFKESIKTLGFLTIEDFMQYTGVSSDDVLSWEEKNEVPYLVSLILHLLKGEKELLPTNSTLDKVIEECLPLATLLEEVSSFPHKLEEMFLLQKKLNDSTNGKNWELGVNKFAKEINWLRCIHMEVSELIESTPWKHWKNINSDPDMNNIHVELVDIWHFLMSYILQETNVPKAVSLVNTHCIYEAAQDIDVKLMVKEAEKLSYIALAIDTGNMPSFSGIERFIDQFFRCCKISGLSFMWLQKLYIGKNCLNQFRQDNGYKEGHYIKVWNGNEDNVVMVSLLEKMDDVSFDDLYNKLEEEYSKCK, encoded by the coding sequence TTGTTATATAAAGATTTTAAAGAGAGTATAAAAACACTTGGTTTTTTAACAATTGAAGATTTTATGCAATACACAGGTGTTTCATCTGATGATGTTTTATCTTGGGAAGAGAAAAATGAAGTACCTTATTTGGTATCTTTAATTCTACATCTTTTAAAAGGCGAAAAAGAGTTATTACCAACAAATAGTACTTTAGATAAAGTTATAGAAGAGTGTTTACCACTTGCAACTTTACTTGAAGAGGTTTCATCATTTCCCCATAAGCTTGAAGAGATGTTTTTATTACAAAAAAAATTAAATGACTCTACAAATGGAAAAAATTGGGAATTAGGTGTAAATAAATTTGCAAAAGAGATAAATTGGCTTAGATGTATTCATATGGAAGTTTCAGAGTTAATCGAATCAACACCATGGAAACATTGGAAAAATATAAATTCTGATCCTGATATGAATAATATTCATGTGGAACTTGTAGATATTTGGCATTTTTTAATGTCTTATATTTTACAAGAGACAAATGTTCCAAAAGCAGTCTCTTTAGTAAATACACATTGTATTTATGAAGCAGCTCAAGATATAGATGTAAAACTTATGGTAAAAGAAGCGGAAAAATTATCTTATATAGCTTTAGCAATTGATACTGGAAATATGCCATCTTTTAGTGGAATAGAAAGATTCATCGACCAATTTTTTAGATGTTGTAAAATTTCTGGATTGTCTTTTATGTGGTTACAAAAACTTTATATTGGAAAAAATTGCTTAAATCAATTTAGACAAGATAATGGTTATAAAGAGGGGCATTATATAAAGGTTTGGAATGGAAACGAAGATAATGTTGTAATGGTTTCTTTACTAGAAAAAATGGATGATGTAAGTTTTGATGATTTATATAATAAGTTAGAAGAAGAGTATTCTAAATGTAAATAA
- a CDS encoding uracil-DNA glycosylase: MEKKVVCQKCIYYFVTWEASRPHGCNAYGFKSPVLPSITVKNSSGEPCKFFSLKNHNK; encoded by the coding sequence ATGGAAAAAAAAGTAGTTTGTCAAAAATGTATATATTATTTTGTAACTTGGGAAGCGTCAAGACCTCATGGTTGTAATGCTTATGGATTTAAATCTCCTGTACTTCCTTCAATCACTGTAAAAAATTCAAGTGGAGAACCTTGTAAGTTTTTTAGTTTAAAAAATCATAATAAGTAG
- a CDS encoding ferritin-like domain-containing protein, whose amino-acid sequence MDYFNTLEEVLLTSEPKSKIEKFKFFYEKFLNNETFFDNSYEPYVFDKPSYATFLEIVKPTELPPIKNFKSIEGKKYLVHTILHIEYSAIDLALDAALRFKNMPIQYYKDWLEVADDEIRHFLMLENLLSELEGVYGDFPVHKNLFEAMEATPEFLRRMAAVPRYLEANGLDQNPKIMEKLNSNRDEFNIKFLEALKVILREEVDHVRKGDIWFKYECERLNLEPETTYMQIIEEVFPGSTKRKMDLNFDARKKAGFSCNELKKLSKKEDCN is encoded by the coding sequence ATGGATTATTTTAATACACTTGAAGAAGTTTTATTGACAAGTGAACCTAAAAGTAAGATTGAAAAGTTTAAATTTTTTTATGAAAAGTTTTTAAATAATGAAACTTTTTTTGACAATTCATACGAACCTTATGTTTTTGATAAGCCATCTTATGCCACTTTTTTAGAAATAGTTAAACCAACAGAACTTCCACCTATTAAAAACTTCAAATCAATTGAAGGAAAAAAATATCTAGTTCACACAATTTTACATATTGAATATTCAGCAATTGACTTAGCTTTAGATGCAGCTTTGAGATTCAAAAACATGCCAATACAATATTATAAAGATTGGTTAGAAGTTGCAGATGATGAAATAAGACACTTTTTAATGCTTGAAAATTTGCTTAGTGAATTAGAAGGAGTTTATGGGGATTTTCCTGTGCACAAAAATCTTTTTGAAGCTATGGAAGCTACACCTGAATTTTTACGAAGAATGGCAGCAGTTCCTAGATATCTTGAAGCAAATGGACTTGACCAAAATCCAAAGATTATGGAAAAACTAAATTCAAATAGGGATGAATTTAATATAAAATTTTTAGAAGCCTTAAAAGTTATATTAAGAGAAGAAGTTGATCATGTAAGAAAAGGTGATATTTGGTTTAAATATGAGTGTGAAAGATTGAATTTAGAGCCAGAAACAACATATATGCAAATAATAGAAGAGGTTTTTCCTGGAAGCACAAAAAGAAAAATGGATTTAAACTTTGATGCTAGAAAAAAAGCTGGTTTTTCTTGTAATGAATTAAAAAAATTATCAAAAAAAGAGGACTGTAATTAG
- a CDS encoding PAS domain-containing sensor histidine kinase, with protein MNIIQFVEQIEKNKITIIRTWIKIPVVLDLIKLYSIDENLFIKRYSFSLIEHFILVVRKDEEYGKNSSIIDFLRYLKKKNMKINELFLLFSAFKDSLINFAFENKMESFELIEKINFYFQKIFSVLLDIYSKSIEQIQSALNKSIDIVDKYVIMSRCDLNGIIISVSSAFCKISGYEPFELIGKSYNILNHPDMKKDFFENLWNTIKAGEMWQGEIKNLKKNKDYYWLKTTIHPNFDDDGKIISYDAINEDITFQKELKNQQNLLVEQSKSAALGEMISMIAHQWRQPLQAVSILIQKLPLLKEIQGEITDEILNDVVLQVTKQLDYMSKTIDDFKDYFKPNKKKEEVYIENVINKSMDFLSYLFKINSIKVEYKNESTSLIEIFLNEMVQVFINLAKNSCDAMIEKNIEKRVIKIYSYEKDNNLYVELEDNAGGINPKVIDKIFDPYFSTKTNKNGTGLGLYMSKTIIEQHSLGKISVCNSDVGAKFIIELPLNRS; from the coding sequence ATGAATATAATCCAATTTGTTGAACAAATAGAGAAAAATAAAATCACTATTATTAGAACTTGGATTAAAATACCAGTAGTTTTAGATTTAATAAAACTCTATTCTATTGATGAAAATTTGTTTATAAAAAGATACTCATTTTCACTGATTGAGCATTTTATATTGGTTGTAAGAAAAGATGAAGAGTATGGTAAAAACTCTTCAATTATTGATTTTTTAAGATATTTAAAAAAGAAAAATATGAAAATAAATGAGCTTTTTTTACTTTTTTCAGCATTTAAAGACTCTTTAATTAATTTTGCTTTTGAAAATAAAATGGAATCTTTTGAATTGATTGAAAAAATAAATTTTTATTTCCAAAAAATATTTTCAGTTTTATTAGATATTTATTCAAAATCTATTGAACAAATTCAAAGTGCTTTAAATAAATCTATTGATATTGTAGATAAATATGTAATTATGTCAAGATGTGATTTAAATGGAATAATTATAAGTGTTTCTAGTGCTTTTTGCAAAATTTCAGGTTATGAACCTTTTGAACTTATTGGTAAATCCTATAATATTTTAAATCATCCAGATATGAAAAAAGATTTTTTTGAAAATTTATGGAATACTATAAAAGCAGGTGAAATGTGGCAAGGAGAGATAAAAAATCTTAAAAAAAACAAAGATTATTATTGGCTTAAAACAACAATTCATCCAAATTTTGATGATGATGGAAAAATTATAAGTTATGATGCTATAAATGAAGATATAACTTTTCAAAAAGAGCTTAAAAATCAACAAAATCTTTTGGTAGAGCAATCAAAATCAGCAGCATTAGGTGAAATGATAAGTATGATAGCTCATCAATGGAGACAGCCTTTACAAGCTGTTTCTATTTTAATTCAAAAGTTACCTTTGTTAAAAGAGATTCAAGGTGAAATAACAGATGAAATTTTAAATGATGTTGTTTTACAAGTTACAAAACAACTTGATTATATGTCAAAAACAATTGATGATTTTAAAGATTATTTTAAACCAAATAAGAAAAAAGAAGAAGTTTATATAGAAAATGTTATAAACAAATCTATGGATTTTTTATCCTATTTATTTAAAATAAACTCTATAAAAGTGGAATATAAAAATGAATCTACTTCTTTGATAGAGATTTTTTTAAATGAAATGGTACAAGTTTTTATAAATCTTGCTAAAAACTCTTGCGATGCAATGATTGAAAAAAATATTGAAAAAAGAGTCATAAAAATTTATAGTTATGAAAAAGATAATAATTTATATGTTGAGTTAGAAGATAATGCAGGTGGAATAAATCCAAAAGTTATTGATAAGATATTTGACCCATATTTTTCAACAAAAACAAATAAAAATGGTACAGGATTAGGATTGTATATGAGCAAAACTATAATTGAACAGCATAGTTTGGGTAAAATATCCGTTTGCAATAGTGATGTTGGAGCAAAATTTATTATAGAATTACCACTAAATAGGAGTTAA
- a CDS encoding argininosuccinate synthase: MSKKDVKKVVLAYSGGLDTSIILKWLQDEYKAEVITFTADLGQGEEVEPARVKAIACGIKPENVYILDIKEEFVKDYVFPMFRANAIYEGEYLLGTSIARPLIAKKLIDIANETGADAVSHGATGKGNDQVRFEIGALALRPDIKVIAPWREWDLNSRESLLEYARKNGIEISQKHVDENGNPKVSPYSMDANLLHISYEGLHLENPNNEPEESMWLWTTAPEKAPDEAEYLTLTYKNGDPVAIDGVEMSPATLLAKLNELGNKHGIGRVDIVENRYVGMKARGCYETPGGTIMLKAHRAIESICLDREAAHLKDELMPRYAKLIYQGYWFSPEREMLQAAIDATQKNVEGTVKIKLYKGNVTVVGRDSKRSLYNDAYSTFEKDEVYNQKDAEGFIRLNALRFIIAGKNPNRE; encoded by the coding sequence ATGAGTAAAAAAGATGTTAAAAAAGTAGTTTTAGCGTATAGTGGAGGTCTTGATACTTCTATTATTTTAAAATGGCTTCAAGATGAATATAAAGCTGAAGTTATCACTTTTACAGCTGATTTAGGTCAAGGTGAAGAAGTTGAGCCTGCAAGAGTTAAAGCAATTGCTTGTGGTATCAAACCTGAAAATGTATATATTTTAGATATTAAAGAAGAGTTTGTAAAAGATTATGTTTTCCCTATGTTTAGAGCAAATGCAATTTATGAAGGTGAATATTTATTAGGAACTTCAATAGCAAGACCACTAATTGCAAAAAAATTAATTGATATCGCAAATGAAACTGGAGCAGATGCAGTTTCACACGGAGCAACTGGAAAAGGAAATGACCAAGTTAGATTTGAAATTGGTGCTTTAGCATTAAGACCTGATATCAAAGTTATTGCTCCTTGGAGAGAGTGGGATTTAAACTCAAGAGAGAGTTTGCTTGAATATGCAAGAAAAAATGGAATTGAAATTTCTCAAAAACACGTTGATGAAAATGGAAATCCAAAAGTAAGCCCTTATTCTATGGATGCTAACTTATTACATATCTCTTATGAAGGTTTACATTTAGAAAATCCAAATAATGAGCCAGAAGAGTCTATGTGGTTATGGACAACAGCACCTGAAAAAGCTCCAGATGAGGCTGAATATTTAACTTTAACATATAAAAATGGTGACCCTGTTGCTATTGATGGTGTTGAAATGTCACCAGCAACACTACTTGCTAAATTAAATGAATTAGGTAATAAACACGGTATTGGAAGAGTTGATATCGTTGAAAATAGATATGTTGGTATGAAGGCACGTGGTTGTTATGAAACTCCAGGTGGAACTATTATGTTAAAAGCTCACAGAGCAATTGAATCTATTTGTTTAGATAGAGAAGCTGCACACTTAAAAGATGAGTTAATGCCAAGATATGCTAAGTTAATTTATCAAGGATACTGGTTCTCACCTGAGCGAGAAATGCTTCAAGCAGCTATTGATGCAACTCAAAAAAATGTAGAAGGAACTGTAAAAATCAAACTTTACAAAGGAAATGTAACTGTTGTTGGAAGAGATTCAAAAAGATCACTTTATAATGATGCTTACTCAACATTTGAAAAAGATGAAGTTTATAACCAAAAAGATGCAGAAGGATTTATTAGATTAAATGCTTTAAGATTTATCATTGCTGGTAAAAATCCAAATAGAGAATAA
- a CDS encoding YfiR/HmsC family protein, whose amino-acid sequence MKLFIYIVSIFFLFNTLYSKDMKEEQIKVAYTYNFMKNITWQNETKIDKYRLLIVSKNKTLENMFLMLAARKQLKDKNLEVLVYDEKKDYKNIHAIYIDESFLEIYEKLFFKYEKENTLFISDNFEDKKQVMINLLKEETKITFEINKANILNRSLEISPNLILLGGTQIDVAKLYKSSQDALKEQKETINTLNQKIENKNLELTSKVKAINDQKSVIDTQTKNIKNYEQKLSIQEKLLEKQTKLLEEQKAQLEEIYKNIEFQKEKLSNAVLDVNEKEKVVESLIDLQKEKQQEFERAKKDLEFLNLQIQEQKKNLLLKEDVISNQKNIITIMALLSVIIIFLGLNGIRQNRLLKNLSQTDTLSGLYNRRFMNKKLEEEILKYKRYKTPFSILLLDVDFFKKINDTYGHDKGDFVIKKISTLMQQNTRDTDISARWGGEEFLILIPNSNLEGALTLANNLKQIIENTDFTTKEKITVSVGVSTFNENLNQEDLLKLADNALYKAKNSGRNKVEFA is encoded by the coding sequence ATGAAATTATTTATTTATATTGTTAGTATATTTTTTCTTTTTAATACTCTTTATTCAAAAGATATGAAAGAAGAACAAATAAAAGTTGCTTATACCTACAATTTTATGAAAAATATAACTTGGCAAAATGAAACAAAAATAGACAAATATCGTTTATTAATAGTTTCAAAAAATAAAACTTTAGAAAATATGTTTTTAATGTTAGCTGCAAGAAAACAATTAAAAGATAAAAACTTAGAAGTTTTAGTTTATGATGAAAAAAAAGATTATAAAAATATTCATGCAATTTATATTGACGAAAGTTTTTTAGAAATTTATGAAAAACTTTTTTTTAAATATGAAAAAGAAAATACACTATTTATAAGTGATAACTTTGAAGATAAAAAACAAGTTATGATAAATTTGTTAAAAGAGGAAACAAAAATTACTTTTGAAATAAATAAAGCAAATATATTAAATCGTTCTTTAGAAATTTCTCCAAATCTTATACTTTTAGGTGGAACACAAATTGATGTAGCAAAACTTTATAAAAGTTCTCAAGATGCCTTAAAAGAACAAAAAGAGACTATTAACACATTAAATCAAAAAATTGAAAATAAAAATTTAGAATTAACAAGCAAAGTAAAAGCTATAAATGATCAAAAATCTGTGATTGACACTCAAACTAAAAATATTAAAAACTATGAACAAAAATTATCTATACAAGAAAAACTTTTAGAAAAACAAACAAAATTACTAGAAGAACAAAAAGCCCAATTAGAAGAAATTTATAAAAATATAGAATTTCAAAAAGAGAAACTTTCGAATGCTGTTTTAGATGTAAATGAGAAAGAAAAAGTTGTAGAATCACTGATTGATTTACAAAAAGAAAAACAACAAGAGTTTGAAAGAGCAAAAAAAGATTTAGAATTTTTAAACTTACAAATTCAAGAACAAAAGAAAAACTTATTACTTAAAGAAGATGTTATTTCTAATCAAAAAAATATTATTACTATTATGGCACTATTGTCTGTAATAATTATCTTTTTAGGCTTAAATGGTATAAGACAAAACAGACTTTTAAAAAACTTATCACAAACAGATACATTAAGTGGGTTATACAACAGAAGATTTATGAATAAAAAATTAGAAGAGGAAATTTTAAAATATAAAAGATACAAAACTCCTTTTTCTATACTTTTACTAGATGTTGATTTTTTCAAAAAAATAAATGATACTTACGGTCATGATAAAGGTGATTTTGTAATAAAAAAAATATCAACTTTAATGCAACAAAATACTAGAGATACAGATATTAGTGCTAGATGGGGAGGAGAAGAGTTCTTAATTTTAATTCCAAATAGTAATTTAGAAGGAGCACTAACTCTTGCTAATAATTTAAAACAAATTATTGAAAACACAGATTTCACAACAAAAGAAAAAATAACAGTTAGTGTAGGAGTTTCAACTTTTAATGAAAATCTTAATCAAGAAGATTTATTAAAACTTGCAGATAATGCCCTTTATAAAGCAAAAAATAGTGGAAGAAATAAAGTTGAATTTGCTTAA
- the dnaJ gene encoding molecular chaperone DnaJ encodes MTEIDYYELLEISKNSDKSTIKKAYRQMAMKYHPDKNPGDNEAEEKFKAINEAYQVLSDEEKRAIYDRYGKAGLEGHGQRGGGFSGGFDDLSSVFEEMFGFGSSSRGRKQRKSYNYNLDVTIEVKLDFNEAVFGCKKEINYKYKTACKSCNGTGAKDGKMSTCSMCNGHGQIHSRQGFMTFAQTCPKCGGSGQASSDSCKSCGGSGYDEIKDTFKVDIPEGVNDGMRIRVSHKGNIAPDGSRGDLYLQVKVKEDAHFVRHDDDIYYEAPIFFTQIVLGGKIKVPSLRGELELEIPKGAKDKQQFTFKGEGVKSVQGYGKGNLIVQIKIEYPKSLNDEQKELLEKLQESFGIESKPHESTFESMFDKVKKWFS; translated from the coding sequence TTGACTGAAATAGATTATTATGAATTACTAGAAATTAGTAAGAATTCAGATAAAAGTACAATCAAAAAAGCCTATAGACAAATGGCTATGAAATATCATCCTGACAAAAATCCAGGGGATAATGAAGCTGAAGAAAAATTCAAAGCTATAAATGAAGCTTATCAAGTATTAAGTGATGAAGAAAAAAGAGCTATTTATGATAGATATGGAAAAGCTGGACTTGAAGGGCATGGTCAAAGAGGTGGTGGATTCTCTGGCGGATTTGACGATTTAAGTTCTGTTTTTGAAGAGATGTTTGGATTTGGTTCAAGTTCAAGAGGAAGAAAACAAAGAAAATCATATAACTATAATTTAGATGTTACAATTGAAGTTAAATTAGATTTCAACGAAGCTGTATTTGGTTGTAAAAAAGAGATAAACTATAAATACAAAACAGCTTGTAAATCTTGTAATGGTACAGGTGCAAAAGATGGTAAAATGTCTACTTGTTCTATGTGTAATGGTCATGGACAAATTCATTCAAGACAAGGTTTTATGACATTTGCACAAACTTGTCCAAAATGTGGAGGAAGTGGTCAAGCTTCAAGTGATTCTTGTAAATCATGTGGAGGAAGTGGTTATGATGAGATAAAAGATACTTTTAAAGTTGATATTCCTGAAGGTGTAAATGATGGAATGAGAATAAGAGTCTCTCATAAAGGAAATATAGCACCTGATGGCTCACGTGGTGATTTATATTTACAAGTAAAAGTTAAAGAAGATGCCCATTTTGTTAGACATGATGATGATATTTATTATGAAGCACCTATATTTTTTACTCAAATTGTATTAGGAGGAAAAATAAAAGTTCCAAGTTTAAGAGGTGAACTTGAACTTGAAATTCCAAAAGGTGCAAAAGATAAACAGCAATTCACATTTAAAGGTGAAGGTGTTAAATCTGTTCAAGGTTATGGAAAAGGTAATTTAATTGTTCAAATTAAAATAGAATATCCTAAATCATTAAATGATGAACAAAAAGAGCTTTTAGAAAAACTTCAAGAGAGTTTTGGAATAGAGAGTAAACCGCACGAATCAACATTTGAATCAATGTTTGATAAAGTAAAAAAATGGTTTTCATAA
- the trpB gene encoding tryptophan synthase subunit beta encodes MNKSYLETMPDINGFFGKFGGSFIPPALEKPFEEIKQAYEELKNSSKFIEDLKYVRKHYQGRPTPISFAKNLTNFCGGAKIYLKREDLNHTGAHKLNHCMAEVILAKHLGKKKVIAETGAGQHGVALATAAAYFGLECEIHMGEVDIKKEHPNVVRMRILGAKVVPATHGLKTLKEAVDSAFEAYLANTQNAIYCIGSVVGPHPFPMMVRDFQSIIGFEAREQFFEHEAKLPDVVAACVGGGSNAMGIFSGFIDDKEVELYGVEPMGKGNKIGEHSASLTYGEEGVMHGFNSIMLKDIDGNPAPVYSIGSGIDYPSVGPEHAYLKESGRSKVGLCNDDEAVDAFYKLSQLEGIIPALESAHAVGFAMKLAPSLSKDKTILVSLSGRGDKDIDFVINNYPIPNSKF; translated from the coding sequence ATGAACAAATCATATTTAGAAACTATGCCAGATATTAATGGTTTTTTTGGTAAATTTGGAGGTTCATTTATTCCTCCTGCATTAGAAAAACCTTTTGAAGAGATAAAACAAGCTTACGAAGAATTAAAAAATTCAAGTAAATTTATTGAAGATTTAAAATATGTAAGAAAACATTATCAAGGAAGACCTACTCCTATATCTTTTGCTAAAAATCTTACAAATTTTTGTGGTGGAGCAAAAATTTATCTAAAAAGAGAAGATTTAAATCACACAGGTGCTCACAAATTAAATCACTGTATGGCTGAAGTTATTTTAGCAAAACATCTTGGAAAGAAAAAAGTAATTGCCGAAACAGGTGCAGGACAACATGGTGTTGCATTAGCAACTGCAGCTGCATATTTTGGATTAGAGTGTGAGATTCACATGGGCGAAGTTGATATAAAAAAAGAGCATCCAAATGTGGTTAGAATGAGAATTCTAGGAGCAAAAGTAGTTCCTGCAACTCATGGTCTTAAAACTTTAAAAGAAGCTGTTGATTCAGCATTTGAAGCATATTTAGCAAATACGCAAAATGCTATTTATTGTATTGGTTCAGTTGTTGGTCCTCATCCATTTCCAATGATGGTAAGAGATTTTCAAAGTATAATTGGATTTGAAGCAAGGGAACAATTTTTTGAACATGAAGCAAAACTTCCTGACGTTGTTGCTGCTTGTGTTGGTGGTGGAAGCAATGCTATGGGGATTTTTTCTGGATTTATTGACGATAAAGAAGTTGAACTATATGGCGTTGAACCAATGGGTAAAGGTAATAAAATTGGAGAACATAGTGCAAGTTTAACTTATGGAGAAGAAGGAGTCATGCATGGATTTAACTCTATTATGTTAAAGGATATTGATGGAAATCCAGCTCCTGTTTACTCTATTGGAAGTGGAATTGATTATCCTAGCGTTGGTCCAGAACATGCTTATTTAAAAGAATCAGGAAGAAGTAAAGTAGGACTTTGTAATGATGATGAGGCAGTTGATGCATTTTATAAATTATCTCAACTTGAAGGAATCATTCCTGCCCTTGAATCAGCTCATGCTGTTGGATTTGCTATGAAATTAGCACCTAGTTTGTCAAAAGACAAAACTATTTTAGTAAGTTTAAGTGGTCGTGGGGATAAAGATATTGATTTTGTTATTAATAACTACCCTATTCCAAACTCAAAATTTTAA